A stretch of Nitrospirae bacterium CG2_30_53_67 DNA encodes these proteins:
- a CDS encoding 3-deoxy-7-phosphoheptulonate synthase, translated as MIIVMQADATAEQLEHVIKKIEDLGYRPHVMHGVERNVIGAIGDERGKARLQVIESMAGVESVVPILKPYKLASLEVRKERTVIEVKGASIGGQDLMVIAGPCSVESEEQILASARAVKEAGANVFRGGAFKPRTSPYAFQGMGEEGLKLLAAAREATGLPIITEVMNPRDLDLIVKYTDIIQIGARNVQNFALLKEVGQTQKPVLLKRGMATTLQELLMSAEYILSEGNEDVILCERGIRTFETATRNTLDLSCIPVLKRMSHLPIVIDPSHAVGNWQYVPAMARAAVAAGADGLMIEVHPNPEEALSDGPQSLKPDRFKKLMEDLVPFVEASGKNMPDQRA; from the coding sequence ATGATTATTGTCATGCAGGCCGATGCCACGGCTGAACAACTCGAACATGTCATCAAGAAAATCGAAGATCTGGGATACCGGCCCCACGTGATGCACGGCGTGGAACGAAACGTGATCGGGGCGATCGGCGATGAACGAGGCAAGGCCAGGCTTCAGGTCATCGAAAGCATGGCCGGCGTGGAATCCGTGGTGCCGATCCTGAAGCCGTATAAGCTGGCCAGCCTGGAGGTTCGCAAGGAACGGACGGTGATCGAGGTCAAAGGCGCCAGTATCGGCGGGCAGGATCTGATGGTGATTGCCGGGCCCTGTTCGGTAGAGAGCGAGGAGCAGATCCTGGCCTCTGCCAGGGCTGTGAAGGAGGCCGGGGCCAATGTCTTCCGTGGAGGCGCGTTCAAACCCAGGACATCGCCGTACGCATTCCAGGGGATGGGAGAGGAAGGGCTCAAGCTCCTGGCCGCCGCAAGAGAGGCCACGGGGCTTCCGATCATTACCGAGGTGATGAATCCCCGGGACCTGGATCTGATTGTCAAGTATACCGATATTATCCAGATCGGGGCCAGAAACGTGCAGAACTTCGCCTTGCTCAAAGAAGTCGGACAGACTCAGAAGCCGGTCCTGCTGAAGCGGGGCATGGCCACCACGTTGCAGGAGCTTCTCATGTCCGCCGAATATATCCTCTCCGAAGGGAATGAGGATGTGATCCTCTGTGAGAGGGGGATCCGTACCTTTGAAACCGCGACGAGGAACACCCTGGACTTGAGCTGCATCCCGGTGCTGAAGAGAATGAGCCATCTTCCGATTGTGATCGATCCGAGCCATGCCGTGGGGAACTGGCAGTATGTCCCGGCCATGGCCCGGGCGGCCGTGGCCGCGGGGGCCGACGGCCTGATGATTGAGGTGCACCCCAATCCCGAGGAGGCGCTTTCCGACGGCCCCCAGTCGCTGAAGCCCGATCGGTTTAAGAAGCTCATGGAGGACCTGGTCCCCTTTGTTGAGGCATCCGGAAAAAACATGCCTGACCAAAGGGCGTAA